In the Malania oleifera isolate guangnan ecotype guangnan chromosome 1, ASM2987363v1, whole genome shotgun sequence genome, one interval contains:
- the LOC131159342 gene encoding receptor-like protein kinase BRI1-like 3, protein MGFFWNLLLCLHLLYLVSNSEDTAVLTDAQQVQHQQQERNIDVAALISFKQSSITADPDDFLRDWSATSTTPCSWKGITCSLNGQVIALNLSGAGLVGSLHLSHLLALPFLLHLNLQGNSFSEIDEDISSLNSTTGPCSLQTLDLSSNNLSNPLNRSSLLLLSSCNNLSSLNLSHNSIPGIVFNFGPSFLRLDLSYNLVSDSTILTHTLSDCQNLNLLNLSHNKIRGDLWVTPLSSCKNLFILDLSYNLLYGEIPAYLVANFLLSLNYLDLSHNNFSGNFSSLEFRDCSKLKFLNLSYNALSGADFPRNLRNCELLETLDLSHNDLQHKLPGVLLGNLKNLRRLSLAYNQFSGEIPPGLGQTCGTLEELDLSANKLSGGLPLTFTSCSSLQILKLGHNMLSGNFLDRVISTLPSLRHLFLPFNNITGSVPLSLTNCSQLRVLDLSSNAFTGNIPRMFCTSPLSTASSSLLENILLPNNSLSDTVPQELANCKNLRTIDLSLNRLTGSLPSKIWTLPNLSNLRMWGNSITGEIPEGICTNGGNLETLILNNNLISGSIPLSLGNCTNLRLLFLSSNLLTGEIPFSIGNLINLQIIQLNDNMLSGQIPPELGKCQSLAWLDLSSNNLSGSIPFELAELPHFTTPTLLSKEHLLVVQSWGVTACEAAGVFETEGIRPEALSNLPIFRSCQSMRIYFNPNTYSIALKHNGSIGYIDLSYNSLSGTIPENFGSLICLQSLNLGHNRLTGNIPDSFGYLKEILFLDLSHNLLQGSIPMSLETLSFLASFDVSNNNFTGPIPSGGQLITFAPSNYENNSGLCGPPLPPCDSRSSSSSCHFPFEVMCVESTHQEDDNDGSETSGLFDWKTVMMGYGCGVLMGIVVGNCIIWKKEEWVVRAFRFESMKVKR, encoded by the coding sequence ATGGgattcttttggaatctgttgcTTTGCTTGCATCTTCTTTATTTGGTGTCGAATTCGGAGGACACAGCCGTGCTCACAGATGCACAGCAAGTGCAGCATCAGCAGCAGGAGAGGAACATCGATGTTGCAGCTTTGATATCCTTCAAGCAGTCATCTATTACGGCAGATCCTGACGACTTCTTGAGGGACTGGAGTGCCACTTCAACAACTCCATGCTCTTGGAAAGGCATCACGTGCTCCCTTAATGGGCAAGTTATTGCCCTCAACCTTAGTGGTGCTGGTCTGGTCGGTTCCCTGCACCTCTCCCATCTACTAGCTTTACCCTTTCTTCTTCATCTCAACCTCCAAGGTAATTCCTTCTCTGAGATTGATGAAGATATCTCCTCTCTGAACTCCACTACTGGACCCTGTAGCCTTCAAACTCTGGACTTATCTTCCAACAACTTGTCGAATCCTCTCAACAGATCATCCCTTTTGCTGTTGTCCTCCTGCAATAATCTATCTTCTCTTAACCTCTCTCACAACTCAATCCCTGGCATCGTTTTCAACTTCGGTCCTTCTTTCCTGCGACTCGATCTGTCTTACAATTTGGTTTCTGATTCTACCATTTTGACCCATACTCTCTCCGACTGTCAAAATTTAAATCTCCTCAATCTCTCCCACAACAAGATACGTGGTGATCTTTGGGTCACTCCCCTTTCATCCTGTAAGAACCTATTCATCCTGGATTTGTCTTACAATTTATTGTATGGGGAAATACCTGCCTACCTGGTGGCCAACTTTTTGCTGTCCTTGAACTACTTGGATCTCTCCCACAACAATTTCTCCGGCAATTTCTCTAGCCTTGAATTCAGGGACTGCAGTAAGCTCAAGTTTCTAAACTTGTCTTACAATGCTCTCTCTGGGGCTGATTTCCCTAGAAATTTGAGAAATTGTGAACTTCTTGAGACACTTGACCTCTCACACAATGACCTCCAGCACAAACTCCCAGGGGTCTTGTTGGGAAACCTAAAGAATTTGCGCAGGCTATCTCTTGCATATAACCAGTTTTCAGGGGAGATCCCACCAGGGCTAGGGCAAACTTGTGGAACACTGGAGGAGCTTGACCTTTCAGCTAACAAACTTTCTGGTGGTCTCCCTTTAACGTTCACATCGTGCTCCTCTTTGCAGATCCTCAAACTTGGTCATAATATGCTTTCTGGGAATTTCCTTGATAGAGTAATTAGCACTTTACCAAGTTTAAGGCATCTGTTCTTGCCCTTCAACAATATCACTGGTTCAGTTCCACTGTCATTGACCAACTGTAGTCAACTTCGAGTGCTCGACCTGAGTTCAAATGCATTTACTGGGAATATTCCTCGCATGTTTTGCACATCCCCCTTGTCAACAGCATCATCCTCTTTGCTTGAAAATATACTTCTGCCAAACAATTCTCTCTCAGACACAGTGCCTCAAGAGCTTGCTAATTGTAAGAATCTGAGGACAATTGATCTTAGCCTCAACAGACTTACTGGCTCACTTCCATCAAAAATTTGGACCCTCCCAAATCTTTCCAACTTGCGTATGTGGGGAAACAGTATCACTGGTGAGATTCCTGAGGGCATTTGCACTAATGGAGGAAATCTAGAGACTTTGATTCTGAACAACAATCTCATCTCTGGAAGCATTCCACTTTCTCTTGGTAATTGCACCAACTTAAGATTGCTATTTCTTTCCAGCAACCTGCTTACTGGCGAAATCCCATTCAGCATTGGAAACCTCATCAACCTTCAAATTATCCAATTGAACGACAACATGCTTAGTGGGCAGATACCACCAGAACTAGGTAAGTGCCAAAGCCTCGCTTGGCTTGACTTAAGCTCTAACAATCTCAGCGGTTCCATCCCATTTGAGCTTGCCGAATTGCCCCACTTCACCACCCCTACACTCTTATCCAAGGAGCATCTTTTAGTTGTGCAAAGCTGGGGTGTGACTGCATGCGAAGCTGCAGGAGTCTTTGAAACTGAGGGGATTCGACCTGAGGCTTTATCCAACCTTCCCATTTTTCGTTCTTGCCAATCAATGAGAATCTACTTCAACCCCAATACTTATTCAATCGCATTGAAACACAATGGCAGCATAGGCTACATTGACCTTTCCTACAATTCATTGTCTGGAACCATTCCAGAGAACTTTGGCTCATTGATATGCTTGCAGTCTCTGAACTTGGGACACAACAGGTTAACCGGAAACATTCCTGACAGTTTTGGGTATCTGAAAGAAATATTATTCCTGGACCTCTCTCATAATCTTCTTCAAGGATCCATCCCTATGTCATTAGAGACTCTttcttttcttgcctcttttgACGTGTCGAACAACAATTTTACAGGGCCTATCCCTTCTGGCGGTCAGTTGATTACTTTTGCACCATCCAATTATGAGAACAATTCTGGGCTTTGTGGACCTCCTCTGCCCCCTTGTGACTCTAGGTCCAGCTCTAGTTCGTGTCATTTTCCATTTGAGGTGATGTGTGTTGAATCAACGCATCAGGAAGACGACAATGATGGATCTGAGACCAGTGGCTTATTTGACTGGAAAACAGTGATGATGGGTTATGGATGTGGAGTACTGATGGGCATAGTTGTGGGAAATTGTATAATCTGGAAGAAAGAAGAATGGGTTGTAAGGGCTTTTCGTTTTGAATCCATGAAAGTAAAAAGGTAG